One stretch of Nitrosococcus watsonii C-113 DNA includes these proteins:
- the fabG gene encoding 3-oxoacyl-ACP reductase FabG, giving the protein MKLEGKIALITGASRGIGRAIIEGIALQGATVVGTATSKAGAEGISAFLAEREWPGMGIVLDVSDPASIDSALTVTSEQLGAPTVLINNAGITHDNLLMRMKDEEWETILNTNLTAIYRLSKGCLRGMIKTRWGRIINIASVTGVMGNAGQTNYAAAKAGMIGFTKALAREVGTRGVTVNTVAPGFIDTDMTRDLADTQRKVLLAQIPLNRLGKAQEVAAAVAFLASLEASYITGETLHVNGGLYMA; this is encoded by the coding sequence ATGAAATTGGAAGGTAAGATTGCTTTAATTACTGGAGCGAGTAGGGGAATCGGTCGGGCTATTATCGAGGGAATTGCTCTTCAAGGAGCGACGGTAGTTGGAACGGCTACCTCAAAGGCGGGTGCTGAAGGAATTAGTGCTTTCCTTGCTGAACGGGAATGGCCAGGTATGGGGATAGTATTGGATGTCTCTGATCCTGCTTCAATTGATTCAGCGCTTACGGTTACTTCAGAGCAACTCGGTGCTCCCACAGTTTTGATCAATAATGCAGGTATTACCCATGATAATCTGCTAATGCGTATGAAAGATGAGGAATGGGAAACTATTCTTAATACCAATCTAACAGCTATTTATCGTCTCTCAAAAGGATGCCTTCGGGGTATGATAAAAACTCGTTGGGGACGCATTATTAATATTGCTTCGGTAACCGGTGTGATGGGAAATGCAGGACAAACTAACTATGCTGCTGCAAAGGCAGGCATGATAGGCTTTACCAAAGCGCTTGCACGGGAGGTAGGAACTCGTGGGGTTACCGTTAATACTGTAGCTCCAGGCTTTATAGACACCGATATGACTCGCGATCTAGCTGATACTCAACGGAAAGTATTGCTGGCGCAAATCCCCTTAAACAGATTGGGCAAAGCCCAGGAAGTTGCTGCTGCAGTCGCTTTTCTTGCAAGTTTAGAGGCGAGTTATATTACGGGAGAAACTTTACATGTTAACGGCGGACTCTATATGGCCTAG
- the fabD gene encoding ACP S-malonyltransferase — protein sequence MNKLAFVFPGQGSQTIGMLADFYEPYPQVRETFDQASAAVRYDLWKLVQEGPEEKLNRTDYTQPAMLAAGVAVWRIWCAAEGRSPDFMAGHSLGEYTALVCAGALEFVSAIGLVADRGRYMLEAVSEPEGAMAAILGLPDDVVKSICEQSSEGQIVEAVNFNAPGQVVIAGHTDAIHRAVSKAKEMGAKRAVFLPVSVPSHCQLMGPAAKQLRQRLSEYMIETPSIPVVNNVDVTVNEDPHTICDALARQVNHPVRWVETITWLKSQGVDVLIECGPGKVLTGLIRRIDKSMTVLPISDPAGLEKALNITAGDGS from the coding sequence ATGAATAAATTAGCATTTGTGTTTCCAGGGCAAGGCTCTCAAACTATAGGGATGTTAGCCGATTTTTACGAACCCTATCCCCAAGTACGAGAGACTTTCGACCAGGCTTCTGCCGCTGTGAGATATGATCTTTGGAAGTTGGTGCAGGAAGGGCCAGAGGAGAAATTAAACCGTACCGATTATACCCAACCAGCTATGTTAGCAGCGGGGGTGGCTGTTTGGCGGATTTGGTGCGCTGCGGAAGGGCGGAGTCCAGATTTTATGGCTGGACACAGCCTAGGAGAATATACAGCATTGGTCTGTGCTGGAGCTCTAGAATTTGTATCGGCGATAGGCTTAGTTGCAGATCGAGGGCGCTATATGCTTGAGGCGGTATCAGAGCCAGAAGGTGCAATGGCCGCTATCCTTGGTCTCCCCGATGATGTCGTTAAAAGCATTTGTGAGCAATCTTCTGAGGGCCAAATAGTGGAAGCAGTCAATTTCAATGCACCGGGACAGGTGGTGATTGCTGGTCATACTGATGCTATTCACAGAGCGGTGAGTAAAGCTAAAGAAATGGGGGCAAAGCGGGCTGTGTTTCTTCCTGTGAGCGTTCCTTCTCACTGCCAGCTTATGGGACCAGCAGCAAAGCAGCTTCGCCAGCGTTTATCAGAATATATGATTGAAACGCCATCTATTCCAGTAGTAAATAATGTAGATGTGACCGTTAATGAAGATCCCCATACTATTTGCGATGCTTTAGCTCGGCAAGTGAATCACCCTGTACGCTGGGTGGAAACGATAACCTGGCTAAAATCTCAGGGGGTGGATGTATTGATTGAATGCGGACCTGGAAAAGTGTTGACGGGACTCATCAGACGAATTGATAAGAGTATGACGGTACTGCCTATTTCTGATCCGGCTGGCCTTGAGAAGGCGCTCAATATTACGGCAGGAGATGGTTCATGA
- a CDS encoding beta-ketoacyl-ACP synthase III: protein MSYTRIIGTGGFLPKRVLTNADLERLVDTSDQWIRERTGIKERHVAEPDQTACDLAELAAWKAIEAAAIAPQEIDLIIVATTTPDRIFPSTACLLQQRLDIHDSAAFDIQAVCTGFVYALSIAEKFIRTGSAQTALVVGTETLSRIIDWSDRSTCVLFGDGAGAVVLQASSEPGVLSTHLHADGSYQELLTVPAGISEAYERVKQGEAFIQMKGNEVFKIAVRTLEYMVEETLAANGMTQQEIDWLIPHQANIRIIAATAKKLNLSMERVIVTVDTHGNTSAASVPLALDIGVRDGRIKRGDTLLLEAFGGGFTWGSALLIY, encoded by the coding sequence TTGAGCTATACCCGTATTATAGGAACCGGAGGGTTTCTTCCCAAAAGAGTACTCACCAACGCTGATTTAGAGCGCTTGGTGGATACTTCTGATCAATGGATCAGGGAACGAACGGGAATTAAAGAGCGACATGTGGCTGAACCTGATCAAACCGCTTGCGATCTTGCCGAATTAGCTGCTTGGAAGGCTATTGAAGCAGCAGCCATCGCACCCCAAGAGATTGATCTTATCATCGTGGCGACTACTACGCCTGATCGAATTTTTCCCAGCACGGCCTGCCTACTTCAACAGCGGTTAGATATTCATGATTCTGCTGCTTTTGATATTCAAGCTGTTTGTACCGGCTTTGTTTATGCCTTGAGCATAGCCGAGAAGTTTATTCGCACTGGTAGCGCCCAAACCGCCTTAGTTGTGGGTACCGAAACCTTATCTCGCATTATCGATTGGAGTGATCGCTCCACCTGTGTGCTATTTGGTGATGGGGCTGGGGCGGTAGTACTTCAGGCTAGTTCGGAACCAGGAGTGCTTTCAACTCACCTTCATGCGGATGGCAGTTACCAAGAGCTATTGACGGTGCCTGCGGGTATTTCTGAGGCTTATGAACGAGTGAAGCAGGGAGAAGCTTTCATTCAAATGAAAGGAAATGAAGTTTTCAAGATAGCGGTTCGCACTCTGGAGTACATGGTTGAGGAGACGTTGGCAGCTAATGGGATGACTCAGCAGGAAATTGATTGGCTTATTCCCCACCAAGCTAATATCCGGATCATTGCTGCTACTGCTAAGAAGTTAAATCTTTCTATGGAACGAGTGATTGTTACCGTTGATACTCATGGCAATACTTCTGCCGCTTCAGTCCCATTAGCGCTGGATATAGGGGTCCGTGATGGCCGAATCAAGCGAGGAGATACCCTTTTACTTGAAGCCTTTGGTGGCGGCTTTACCTGGGGTTCAGCTCTGTTAATATACTGA
- the rpmF gene encoding 50S ribosomal protein L32 yields MAVQQNRKTPSKRGMRRAHDRLKKPTLSVDFSSGETHRRHHITTDGYYRGKKVIFSKEESEDENE; encoded by the coding sequence ATGGCTGTTCAGCAAAATAGAAAAACCCCATCTAAGAGGGGTATGCGCCGCGCCCACGATAGGCTAAAAAAGCCGACACTTTCTGTGGATTTTTCCTCGGGAGAAACTCATCGTCGGCACCATATTACAACGGACGGTTACTACCGTGGGAAAAAGGTAATCTTCAGTAAAGAAGAAAGCGAAGACGAAAACGAATAA
- the acpP gene encoding acyl carrier protein, with the protein MSDIETRVKEIVVEQLGVNPEEVANESSFVDDLGADSLDTVELVMALEEAFECEIPDEEAENISTVQEAINYIKERQG; encoded by the coding sequence ATGAGTGATATAGAAACACGAGTTAAAGAAATCGTGGTTGAACAATTAGGCGTAAATCCTGAAGAGGTAGCTAATGAGTCGTCCTTTGTGGATGATCTGGGAGCTGATTCATTAGATACCGTAGAACTCGTTATGGCACTGGAAGAAGCCTTCGAGTGTGAGATTCCTGATGAAGAAGCGGAAAATATTTCTACCGTTCAAGAAGCTATTAATTATATTAAAGAACGCCAAGGATAA
- the plsX gene encoding phosphate acyltransferase PlsX: MNVTIALDAMGGDYGPQVVVPAALKVLSEMINVKLILIGDQDLLNNLVAAHRGELGTRLTIQHASQKVEMDETPSQALRAKKDSSMRIAINLVKSRKADACVSAGNTGALMAIARFVLKTLPGIDRPAIVSALPTIRGHCYMLDLGANVDSSAQNLYQFALMGSVLASAIDSIKEPSVGLLNIGSEIIKGNERIKQAGRMLSQSHLNYAGFIEGDDVYEGRVDVVVCDGFVGNVALKSSEGVARMVRHYLQESFQRNYLTRFAGFLVFPVLKAFRQRMDPRRYNGANLLGLNGVVIKSHGGADITAFAHAIHIAVIEARKDVPKHISAHLEPWLSEGQVV, encoded by the coding sequence TTGAATGTTACCATCGCGCTAGATGCAATGGGGGGCGATTACGGTCCCCAAGTAGTTGTTCCTGCCGCACTTAAAGTGCTCTCTGAAATGATTAATGTAAAGTTAATCCTAATCGGAGATCAAGATCTGTTAAATAATTTAGTGGCAGCACATCGGGGGGAATTGGGAACACGCTTGACTATCCAGCATGCCTCACAGAAAGTTGAAATGGACGAAACGCCTTCACAAGCTTTACGGGCTAAAAAGGATTCTTCCATGCGAATAGCTATTAATCTAGTTAAAAGCAGAAAGGCTGATGCTTGTGTAAGCGCTGGTAATACTGGTGCCTTGATGGCCATTGCTCGCTTTGTACTCAAGACTTTACCGGGGATTGATCGTCCAGCAATTGTTTCAGCTTTGCCTACAATTCGGGGACACTGCTATATGCTAGACTTAGGCGCTAATGTAGATTCAAGCGCTCAGAATTTGTACCAATTTGCCTTGATGGGATCGGTGCTGGCCAGTGCTATTGATAGCATTAAAGAACCTTCGGTAGGGCTGCTAAATATCGGCTCGGAAATTATAAAAGGGAATGAGCGAATCAAGCAGGCAGGCCGCATGCTTTCCCAGAGTCATTTAAACTATGCGGGGTTTATAGAAGGGGACGATGTCTACGAAGGCCGAGTTGATGTGGTTGTCTGTGATGGCTTCGTGGGCAACGTAGCATTAAAATCCAGTGAAGGAGTCGCTCGAATGGTACGCCATTACCTCCAGGAGTCGTTTCAACGTAACTACCTTACCCGCTTTGCGGGCTTCCTTGTTTTCCCGGTGCTTAAAGCCTTCCGCCAGCGGATGGATCCTCGACGTTATAATGGAGCTAATTTGCTAGGGCTTAATGGGGTAGTTATTAAAAGCCATGGTGGAGCAGATATAACAGCTTTTGCCCATGCAATTCATATTGCTGTAATTGAAGCCCGTAAAGATGTACCTAAACATATCAGTGCCCATTTGGAGCCGTGGTTATCGGAAGGACAAGTGGTTTGA
- the fabF gene encoding beta-ketoacyl-ACP synthase II, with translation MSDKRVAVTGLGTVCPMGLDVKESWANLLAGKSGIGSITNFDVTNFPVRFGGAVKGFDIEHYLPLKDARKMDPFIHYGIAAARQAVEDSGLEVNEANATQVGVAIGSGIGGLHGIEIGHSAYLQGGPRKISPFFVPSNIINMIAGNLSILYGMKGPNIAIVTACTTGTHNIGEATRIIQRGEAKVMIAGGAEMATSPTGLGGFASARALSTRNEEPETASRPWDKDRDGFVLGDGAGIVVLEELEHAKRRGARIYAEVVGFGMSADAYHMTQPPRDGEGAARCMINALKDAHLNSEDIDYINAHGTSTLAGDRAEALAIKAVLKSHAQKTAVSSTKSMTGHLLGAAGGIEAIFSVLAIRDQIAPPTINIFNLDPECEGLDYVPNTAREMKIKTVVSNSFGFGGTNGSLIFRQLE, from the coding sequence TTGTCTGATAAACGGGTTGCCGTTACGGGCCTTGGTACAGTTTGTCCAATGGGGTTGGATGTTAAGGAATCTTGGGCCAATTTATTAGCAGGTAAGAGTGGCATTGGATCTATTACCAATTTTGATGTTACAAATTTTCCTGTTCGCTTTGGAGGGGCAGTAAAGGGATTTGATATTGAACATTATCTCCCCTTAAAAGATGCCCGTAAAATGGATCCCTTTATCCATTATGGCATCGCTGCGGCAAGGCAAGCTGTTGAGGATTCGGGATTAGAAGTTAACGAAGCGAACGCGACTCAAGTGGGTGTTGCTATTGGCTCGGGTATTGGTGGGCTGCATGGGATCGAAATTGGGCACAGTGCATACCTCCAAGGGGGACCACGTAAGATTTCTCCTTTCTTTGTGCCGAGCAATATTATCAATATGATTGCCGGGAATCTATCTATCCTTTATGGCATGAAGGGTCCTAATATCGCTATTGTAACAGCTTGCACCACCGGGACTCATAATATCGGTGAGGCAACACGTATCATCCAGCGTGGCGAGGCAAAGGTAATGATAGCCGGGGGTGCAGAAATGGCGACTTCTCCCACGGGTCTAGGTGGTTTTGCATCCGCCCGTGCTTTATCTACTCGTAATGAGGAACCGGAAACAGCAAGCCGGCCTTGGGATAAAGATCGGGATGGTTTTGTTCTAGGCGATGGTGCCGGCATTGTAGTTCTAGAAGAGTTGGAACATGCTAAGCGGCGTGGAGCTCGAATCTATGCCGAGGTGGTAGGTTTTGGAATGAGCGCTGACGCCTACCATATGACCCAGCCGCCAAGAGATGGAGAAGGGGCAGCTCGTTGTATGATAAATGCGCTAAAAGACGCTCATCTCAATAGCGAAGACATTGATTATATTAATGCCCATGGTACTTCTACGCTTGCCGGTGATCGTGCGGAAGCTCTTGCGATTAAGGCAGTTTTGAAAAGTCATGCTCAAAAAACCGCCGTGAGTTCTACCAAGTCTATGACGGGGCATCTGCTAGGTGCCGCGGGAGGAATAGAGGCTATATTTTCTGTACTCGCTATCCGTGATCAAATTGCTCCTCCCACGATTAATATTTTCAATCTTGATCCGGAATGCGAAGGTTTAGATTATGTGCCGAATACCGCTCGGGAAATGAAAATTAAAACTGTTGTTTCTAATTCCTTCGGATTTGGCGGTACCAATGGATCTTTAATTTTTCGCCAATTGGAATGA